The DNA region GCGATAAGCCCAATGGATCGTGAGGGTGATTAACTTTATTACCCTCTGAATCCACCCATTCAAACTGAACCGCATTTTTAAATTCCTTGCGACGAAGGAAGTAGTAAACCAACGCAAATCCAATTCCCAGAACGAATCCGGTGAAATGGGCACTGTAACTGACTTGTGGATCAAAGGCCGATGTCGGCATAAACACCCCAAGTCCCACGCCAACGGCTCTAATTCCTCTATGAAGTCGCGATCTTTTCTCATCGAGCAGGCAATACAGAGCGAGCCACGCTCCGCCCATCCAATATACAACGCCCGAAGCCCCCAGCAAGTTCACTTCAGGTGGATAACCTTTAAGTACGATGTAGTTAATTATTCCGCCGAAAAACAAAGCTGCCGTTGGAAACATCCAAAGACCAAAAAATCCCACCAGCAAATAGCCTAATACAAAGAATAGAATCATGTTGCTAAGCAAGTGCCCGATGTCAGCGTGGGAGATCAAAGCCGTCCATAAGCGCCAGTACTGCTTCTTTTCAAAGACATTCTGTCCTGATGCAGGCATCCACTGATCTGCACCTGCAAATCCATCCCAATATCCAATCGCGCCAATCACCAGGATTAATACCGTC from Bdellovibrio sp. GT3 includes:
- a CDS encoding rhomboid family intramembrane serine protease, yielding MEQTIWKNVRATWLSHRPSPLAGFISALTVLILVIGAIGYWDGFAGADQWMPASGQNVFEKKQYWRLWTALISHADIGHLLSNMILFFVLGYLLVGFFGLWMFPTAALFFGGIINYIVLKGYPPEVNLLGASGVVYWMGGAWLALYCLLDEKRSRLHRGIRAVGVGLGVFMPTSAFDPQVSYSAHFTGFVLGIGFALVYYFLRRKEFKNAVQFEWVDSEGNKVNHPHDPLGLSHPNFHRHGHSEWN